In the genome of Chrysoperla carnea chromosome 5, inChrCarn1.1, whole genome shotgun sequence, the window cttaaattaataattccatttttagtactgaaacccaggatttgcctagcgctgagtttcttaatttcttctggttcgactatggacgaaccaaaccatttccttcgctgctgtatgagcgctgggcagtaacagagatggatcgatgtttcttctgaattttctccgcatctgtcacactcGGGAGATagtcttttccaatctgatgttggaacttgttcaggttatcatgccctgtgagtaactctacgatgactctaatatcagctctgtctccctcgtagctggtccatgcctttaattgttggtttttcagattatcttctaatctgttaagaccttcttggtatggcatcctcgcaagcttttcttgagtgggagccatggtggttcccagtttggccagcttgtctgcttTCTCATTACGGTTGAaaccagagtgtccggggattcaggtaatattgactttattgtgcctCGCCAGGTTGTTTAGACTGTTTCTAGTCTCCTTGACGAGTTGCGATAACACTGTACAGTTTGATAGCTGCTTTCGGAGataatgtgacttaaaaatatgccagtatttaatcgaaagaaaacacgctgatgatcttgaaaatttacctcgGCTTAAAAGTTATTGACACAGACGAATGATCTTCATTATccttgataatttttatctaaaaaattctcCGAAAACTTACGATTTTCGATATAatgttaaccaataaaaaattttataaaaaaaatttttataatgatcaattttctcatttaaagggttattctatttcttatcttttagaatctaaatagaatattaaagcaaccccatcaaactctgccaCTTATCAATATATTAAAGGTCCACCCTATACATACAGGTATTGATTTTTAAGAAttccattattaaataaacatcacggtgattctttataaaattacatatctATCGATTGTTGATAGAAATAGCGTAACGCCTCGCATTATAAAACGATGCAGCATGCAAACTATAtagcattattattaatacaggCGGTCCCATCGAAAGCGTTAACTTTCGAAAGAATACACTCAATCTATTCGTGGATAAGTTTCATAATTTTCTACAACATTCTGTCATGTGTTTTCGAAAGTTTGTTAAACAAATCGTTCTATTCTTCACTTGAGATCGTATAATATGGTACCTTTCAGGTACAAGAAACTTTTCACAATAGCTTCAAAACTTTCTAGAATAtgctattatattttcaaaacggTATCAATTTATACagcgtgtctacttaagttggctccatacgaaaaactattttattataagttttacgaataaaagttattctttataaaaatcgcTGTGTACAGAGtgccacaaatttaaaaagttcgataggaatgttattggtcgtttagaaatgtagaccattttgaaaCAGATAATATGGGAAACGATTCAAGAAATCACCTCCAAGATAtttaggagtgtatttaaagaattttgtgaaagaataattacatgtatggaacgcgaAGGTAGATatgttgaggcaaaaacgaaccgGTTTTTGGGTTATTACATAAAGCATCTAATATGCTAGAATAAATTGGAAGTAcagattttattcttaaaatttctttcgagatcaataaaatattagatcAATAAACTTTCTGGTTTAATTTCTGTAAACCATATTCATCATGGTTTGTAAAAGTACGTGTTATTATACCAAGGTATacatataaagtatataaagtatgtgaaatataccaaggtaaaaatattgatgccataaacaaaattttggtataggtgttcctaaaatcacctaattagtccatttccggttgtttatctgcctgtctgtcgtctgtctgtctgtctgtcatcacgataactcaaaaacgaagagataacacaaaaacgagatatcaaactgaaatatagcgtactcaggacgtaaaaagtgaggtcaagttcgtaaataagcaacatagatcaattgggtttgagtccgtaggacacatcttgtaaaccgttagagatagaacaaaagtttaaatgtaaaaaatgttccttataaaaaaataaacaacttttgtttgaaagatttttcgtaaacatcactgtttacccgtgacagcgcaaattgtataacatgtattatatgggaatatcagttatatatatatgtgacatgtatatatgtgtaatatggaatttcaacaattaactccgtcaattgtttgttttcacttgttttttttctaaattaggCCCAATGAGCCCATAATAAGCCaacctttttataataatattattaaaaaaaactataaaataaatttgcatgcatgtgcaatttaaatattttaactattatcataatttaataataaataactttataatatagttttaatataaaatattataattttattaataatttcttatcacgaatttattatttactatttatttatttatttattaacttattataGTTTCTTACATGTTTCCTAAATAAAAGTATACCTAATAATGAGCATACAAAATTGTTTCTAGATAATTTTTCTACTGTACAATACGAGTCTATTTTTTATGTCTAGAAATAGTTTTgcataattctttaatttaacattcatagtttaaataaatattggatagaaaaattgaaaacatgatAATATTCTGATTCGTAACTCTTTAATTTATGCCTACTTTATGTAACCAGTAGTTTCGAAGAAAAACGATATCTCgaatcatttttgatattatctcaaaaaatactcgCCCAAATgttaaatgcacccgatttttgaagtttttgggtcaaaattaccttataacatgatttttattcaaatcagacccgaaaaatttttctcgagttattcgaaattttttaacctctttgaaaaaatcgaaaaattcacaaaaatttttttgtgccggaaaatgataaaattcagtttataaggtaattttgacccacttaattcaaaaattgcGTTCATTTGGCGATTGATCCATtagtttcggagaaaaacgATATTCGAGGTCAATTTTTGACATTATCTCGAGAAATACTCGCCcaaatgttaaatgaacccggtttttgaattttttgggtcaaaattaacttataacatgagttttattcaaatcggaaacgcaaaatttttctcgaaaaattcgaatttttttaagggatacccctttgaaaaaatcgaaaaattggcaaaattttgttttcttcggaatttgataaaattcagtttataaggtaatcttgacccaaaaatttcaaaaattgggttAATTTGGCGATTGAACCAATAGCTTTGGAGAAAAACGATATTCGGGATCAATTTTTGacattatctcgaaaactactagcccaaatgttaaatgaacacgatttttgaattttttgggtcaaaattaccttatatcatgagttttattcaaatctgacacgaaacaattttttcgaattattcgaatttttttaaggggtacccctttgaaaaaatcgaaaaattcacaaaaaaattttttgtgtcagatttgaataaaactcatgatataaagtaattttgacccaaaaaattcaaaaattaggtTCATTTGGCGATTGAACCAGTAGCTTtggaaaaaaaacgatatttacgATTGAGCTGAAAACCTTCCTCCTTTTTCGTCAGTTAATTAATTcaatcttttcatatttttttttacagtgttgCGGTTTTAAGAAGAAAGCCAAGCCATAAATAACATCATCAGCTCGTACAGACAACCAGATTACAAATCGTTAACAAAATTCAAACGTAGTAACTATCTCCAGAGAGTGAGTTAGTTTATCGTgaagatatttaatttaatggttaCTTCTTGGTTAACTCACATATAAcaacatttaaaacatattttagctggttaataaatttaactgcCTGCGCAAACAGTTAGTTGTATGTAGCAACAAGCAATAACTAGCTATATAATCGTATCAAAACGTCAACAAGGACTGCACATATCGTATCGTTACGTTCGTGTTGGTTGACAACGAAAAAGTGAAATAATGTTCGTCgctactttatttattatattattaatgcaGGTCAGTTTATTCTTTAGGGTAAATGTATAGTCGCGGAAAGGAAAGACTAAAAACAAtccaagttcgaaaaatttagaaaacagtAAGACGAaagatttgaatgcggttttctgcatttTGATTCGTTAAACCGTCAGCTGAAATTTTGTgaccaaaattgatttttaagaaaataaaaatatcaaatgattcctaacttgttactcgggagtttttggggtcactaAACACGCATATCGTGTCAGAATTGGTCTACAAGGTACTTGGTGCCCATGGTCTCCTGGAGTTTTCAGGAAATTTGTTACATAAGAGGTCCAAGTTTTTGtggtcgctgatcacgaatatCAAGAcagatattcaatttttcgctagttatcacttatgtgcttaattccgggaccagacctccacattcttgaaatctaatagagctaggttaattttgatcataaatttgaaaagtatggcccaaatttagtaggattacatacttggtttatcaaaattggataaaatttcgatgtaatagagcaaaattaaatattttgaattttggtgACGTCaccaagttcaaaaattcgatttttttaataacacaggcaattttgatccgatcttattggaattttttttgaaaaccactaattttgggtcattattttcagctgtgatgtcagtttttcgctagttatcacttaagtgcttaattccggtaccaggcctccacattcttgaaacctaataaagctaggttaattttgatcataaatttgaaaaatatggcccaaatttagtaggattacatacttggtttttcaaaattgaataaaatttcgatgtaatatagcaaaactaaatattttgaattttgatgacgtcaccaagttcaaaaattcgatttttttaaataacacaggcaatttgatccgatcttatcggaattatttttgaaacccactaattttgggccattcttttcagctgtgatgtcagtttttcgctagttatcacttatgtgcttaattccgaaaccagacctccacattcttgaaacctattagtgctaggttaattttgaccacaaatttgaaaagtatggcccaaattttgaagaattacatatatttcatataaattatatcccGCATATTACCGTAACTGCATCATCTGCGGGAGTTTTTCCTCATTCTAGCAAAAACATTTGgtatattttaccaaaaaataaactacctgggtcgaaaatttttaatgtttgtgtACACGTATACTTACTTACCTTCATAAAGTATTCTTTTTAGTGGTTGAACGTACGAAGatgttttataaactttaagtagtgtttttaaaaagccttttcaaaaaaattcttattatctcttgttttttttttttaagatatactTACTAGTTATATAACGCCCATTCTTAAAACCTTGGTTGTTGAAGTCACGTAAATTTATGTAAACGTGTGTGCAAGCATATTCTGTTTGTAACGTACAGTCAAAGGATGTACCTAACAGATTAAGGAAAATAAAGGGAAATAAACCGCCCAGTTTTTTCTAAAGCTTGGTGGAATTTTTTAAGGATCAAATATCATTCGTAGACCATGAGTTAGTCGCTCATTATACAatgtaaatttgacccaaaaaattggGCTCATTTAACATTTGGTCGAGTATTTTTCGAGACAATGTCAAAAATTGATCCCGAAAATcgtttttctccgaaactactggttcaatcgccaaatgaacccaatttttgaaatttttgggtcaaaattaccttgtaaactaaattttatcaaattccgaaacaaaaaaaattttgccaatttttcgattttttcaaagggatactTTCTCCTAAACCAAAATCgctatgaatttttcataaaaggcATATAAAAGAATGaacaattgataaataaaactttcaaaactttatggataattttaattttttcggtatcgaaataccttaattatataaataaatattaaattaattaattaacaacacCATACCAGAAAATTACATGaacaacataattaattatataaaattaattacttttttaatgtttcatacAATGATGATGCGTGCATGGATTGATGTGGATTACTTACATGTTTAGTGTTGTCGAATAGTTGAACCCGCATCACAACAAGCCTCACAAGCACCAGTGCCAGGACGACCACAATTTGATACAAAACCATTATATTCACATAGTTATTTGGCAGCCAGCATGCAAGTGATAGCACATATCAgtgatttaatgaaatttgatttagGCGCTGTATATAGACCGCAGGTAAATAATTATATGTGTGTTGTAATGTGTTTAATTTACCAATATATTCATGTACCTAATGTAATTATAGTCCTAGAGCCCGtcacagtaaaactgcacttgcAGTGATTTCGAAATTTTGCATATGAATCTATTTACTATTATTCACGTTTATATCACATGTACGGTGTGTGTATTACATCACTAGGGCAAGTTATTCATACATCTATagagtgtttttttaagttgacatatgcttgaaactcgataaataaattcaaccgagaaaaatgcttcaaacgaaacatgttagtttcaaaggcactcAACTTATACCAGCATCGAATTCAATTTAGGTTTTCAGATTCAATTAAAATCTCACTCTGATTTATAACTGACAAATATttgatgaacgctttaaattagaaagttgttctttataaatactcaaagatttttttgtaaaccgaatagtttagacaataattgatagcaaaaattgaACTTTTCGTGAACGACCCCTCCTTAAGAATATTGATTTAGAGATTGAAACTgattaaaagtatcattttatttaaagaaaccGACAATGAAGCCATTAATGGTAACATCTCCCATGCCAGAAACAACTTCACATCATAAACCAGGAATCTATGCTCCATCATCACGTAAGTATACTATTTAGGCGATGAAATTAGACTAACAGACCGTAAATTGATAAATCAGGGTACTTCGTATTCTAGCTTGTGTCTCAACAAAGGCGGCATATCTCTGGTTTggattatttaaagttaaagaaacccagaaaatttcattaatcgATATAGACGAATACAGATATTCATCGAAGGAATAatctaaattttgatttgacaaattcaaatttccaaCTTCAACGTGgtctaaaatattgaaataattatcagAAATCTTATTCCTTCCATTAATACCTGCGGGTtccaaaaatatctaaaaagatTGTGTAGAAAATTGAAACCGATCGGTCGAGCCGTTTCGGAGAAATCTTGCTCAttcaaaactttgaaaatgctattttgaaaaaaacgcgtttaaaagtttcatttacatttacaaGTTTCGATTACActcagttaaaaatattgattttttatgcgtttatcttcgtgaatatttctcgaatcaacttgaaatttatatatctacattacgtaaatgcaaaaaatcgattccttgaaaattctaactggatACAACTCCTTAAGTTTTTTATCTGTTAACTatcaaaacgagctattagccagaATATATTAAACTGGAACTCCTTTTACGGTTTACCAACTAGTttcaactaaaattaatttcttatgtCATCGAATAATCTTATTCTAGGTAACgataaaatcggaaattatgaaacaaatcatcttacaaacaatttaatatatttagcaGAAAATCCACGACGTATTCTACAACAAATTAATCGTTTCAACGAAGACGAAGATTTCGATTACAGCAATgacaatgattttaatttagaaatattcgCGAAAAATTACGATGATGATGTGAATGATGAATTTTTACGTTTACCCAAAAATCCACCAACTGGTGCTTACGTAACACTTCTTGGATTGTACGATGTACTGAATAAGGAAGCAAAACGTATTGGTTTAAATCGTTACAATGGATACACGAATAAATTATTGGAAGAATTAATTGAGCATTCTTCTGGTTCAGCATatgatcaattaaaatttgttttaacaaaaatgatcGCAGCACAAGACTCACAAACAAGTGAGTTGGTtgttaaaacgaaaaaagtctTAGCGGAAATGGATAAAGCAGATGGAACGATTGCGAATGCTATACGATATTATCCACCATTATCGTTCGCCGAATAAGAATTGTTTTATAGTTTAGGTagttgtcttgctatgggcGTAGAGTCAGAAAATTCtagtgattgtaaacctacagtattgtcgGTCTCATTACTGGACTacaaaatacatgctttgtagtccagtaatgagttatttttagctttacaataccacgcaattacaaaaatatataatatattgtgtgcaagtgatgcttataaatttgataatataaatatcgttcttcaatcatcaatactctaactataatcGTATCTGTTcagcttgttataattttctttataggaaaatacttgtcatgcttttaactaataaaaatcagttttccaaattaatcttaagaaaattagcctgtTTACTGTAGCAAGACAAAGCTACCTTAATTGTATAGTTTTTAAGTAgtaatttgtaaaatgtaaatttttggtggcCATACTTCGTATTTATAAAGCTACGGGGCCGAACATTAAAGAAGAACGAAAATTAGCAAGAAtgaaataagtatataaaacaATGGGAAACTCTATTTTCGTTATTGTTTAGTGTTCGCCTTCATGCCTGACAGCAACATAAAACGAAGACatctttttagatttttttagattttttaactcTAGGACCTCAGAAAAACGATACAGTTTTTTGAActgatttttgttaaatataatttaataaaaaaaaataataaggaaatttaagttttatttttcattctttcAATTATATTCTGCGGGCCAAGCGTAAATATCTGACATGGCTTCAAGTTTTGAGAGACTATTATCCAAGATACCTCAACCTGATCTTCCCTTATCCCGAATTTACCATTAATTAAGGACGTTCCCTAAAAAAAATGAgtgcaaatatttttaacttacatTGGGATACCATTAAATTCATGCCAAAATACcattgaatttatgaaatttttcaggCCAAAATTTTCGGATTTTCCATTCCTTGAGAGGAAAACGGTGCTcgccctggtggaaaaaatatttgaagaaagaataagaaattctgaaaaagtcttaggaactttgaatttctcaacgttttcggactagtttaattcagagttattcagagttcttaatacttttttaaagtttctaagactttttcatagtttcctaagacttattaagacttattcttttttcaaatattttttccaccagggcgGCCATGCCCTTATAGACAAGTGAACGAACTGTATGCTATGGAGGTTAAATTATGCAACATCTCAGAGatggcatttttatttttggaaagtgACTAAAAGCAAACATGaaattctttcaaataaattgacaggttttttaatttaatgtaaaatttacatttttatttaaaattttatttttacaaataaataaatacaattacacTTAAGCTAACTTAAGTACATTTGCAATTTggttaaggaacattttataaaaaaaaatttgtttgcaaataTCTTAAAACAGTATCAAAATTGTTGCAAAACACGTTTCTTAGCCCATACATTATCAAACAAATTGATCACCtaaaaaactttgtataccgaaaatgattctaaaaaaaaagatcTCCATTTAGGAGATTTCAATTGGTACATAAAATGAATCGATCATAAAATGGACcagatttttgtatatattgggTCAAAACATTGAGCGAATTTTgggtctccaatttcgataaaactcagttcataaaggtaattttgactcaaaaaatcgGGCTTATTTGGTTTAGAATCATGGTTTCTgagatattattcaaaattcctTCCGAATATCGATTTTCCGAAATAATTTGTGGTAATTTCTGAActctgaatatttttttttctcaatttggataaaattccATATTTAGGTTAATTAGAACAACATGCGGTAGTACCTACGAGTTGATTCTCGTAGTACCTACGAGTATTtcccaatataaaaaaaaaagtttcaacttttcgaaattaatcaaaccattgtaaatttaaaaccaacaaaattaccataaatttgatatatttttgttgaaaagcATGTCTTACGGAATTTGTTCAATATTGTCTGGGCTTTTTTAATATGTACAGTAAATTTTCGATAATCGGGACTCAATAAAAACCAAGTGGGTTTCGGATTACCGGATTTTTCCGGAATACTGgaattgtatagaaaaatgcATGTGATTGTATGTACAAACAtcatttttaagtgattttagtttccgagatattatTTTCACAGGAGTAAGAAACGGTGTGTGGAAAGGAGAAATAAAAAGGCGGTGTTTGTATTACTCGACGTTTCGGATTA includes:
- the LOC123301734 gene encoding uncharacterized protein LOC123301734 → MFVATLFIILLMQCCRIVEPASQQASQAPVPGRPQFDTKPLYSHSYLAASMQVIAHISDLMKFDLGAVYRPQKPTMKPLMVTSPMPETTSHHKPGIYAPSSRNDKIGNYETNHLTNNLIYLAENPRRILQQINRFNEDEDFDYSNDNDFNLEIFAKNYDDDVNDEFLRLPKNPPTGAYVTLLGLYDVLNKEAKRIGLNRYNGYTNKLLEELIEHSSGSAYDQLKFVLTKMIAAQDSQTSELVVKTKKVLAEMDKADGTIANAIRYYPPLSFAE